A window of Campylobacter pinnipediorum subsp. pinnipediorum contains these coding sequences:
- a CDS encoding M16 family metallopeptidase, with protein sequence MEILHLKTKNDDIPVIFESSKELSVAYLKLIFKASGVCMQKTSGLAKLSAMILNEGEKDMGSSLFAKELEKRAISMYASAGFETFTIEINCLKEHFNFTLDMLKKLIKNPNISEQSLEKCKNITLGEIANNQNDNDYLARCGLMQILYPDTNLATPSIGTQESIDSIKLQDIKDYLNDVLDLKNLFIVFGGDVSKDEISLLQDITNVIKSNKKLSLEKLQTSQRGSVKEIIKQSEQAYIYFGSPYNVADDEKYMASVATFILGEGGFGARLMEEIRVKRGLAYSAYARNIFNLSHSQIFGYLQTKNESKDEAMSVVREEFLKFTTHGVGDKELEQAKKFLLGSLPLRLETLFKRFAIAQGEFYQGKKIGDFLKELEKIKNLKLDDLNSFIKQHDEITKLSFCVLRNEI encoded by the coding sequence ATGGAAATTTTACATTTAAAGACAAAAAATGATGATATACCAGTTATCTTTGAAAGCTCAAAAGAGTTAAGTGTAGCATATTTAAAGCTCATATTTAAAGCATCTGGTGTTTGTATGCAAAAAACATCCGGTCTTGCAAAGCTAAGTGCTATGATTTTAAATGAAGGCGAAAAAGATATGGGGTCTAGCTTATTTGCCAAAGAGCTAGAAAAAAGAGCTATAAGTATGTATGCAAGTGCTGGATTTGAAACATTTACAATAGAGATAAATTGCCTAAAAGAGCATTTTAATTTTACACTTGATATGCTAAAAAAATTAATTAAAAATCCAAACATATCAGAACAAAGCCTTGAAAAATGCAAAAATATAACTCTTGGAGAGATAGCAAACAATCAAAACGATAACGACTATCTAGCAAGATGTGGACTTATGCAAATACTATATCCGGATACAAATCTTGCAACACCTAGCATAGGAACACAAGAAAGTATAGACTCTATTAAATTACAAGACATTAAAGATTATTTAAATGATGTGCTGGATCTTAAAAATTTATTTATTGTATTTGGTGGAGATGTTAGCAAAGATGAAATTTCATTATTACAAGATATAACAAATGTGATAAAATCAAATAAAAAATTAAGTTTAGAAAAGCTACAAACAAGTCAAAGAGGCTCGGTAAAAGAGATAATAAAGCAAAGCGAACAAGCATATATCTACTTTGGATCTCCTTATAATGTAGCCGATGATGAAAAATATATGGCAAGTGTAGCTACCTTTATACTTGGTGAGGGTGGCTTTGGTGCAAGACTAATGGAAGAAATAAGAGTAAAAAGAGGTCTTGCTTATTCTGCATATGCAAGAAATATATTTAATCTAAGTCATTCTCAAATTTTTGGTTACTTACAAACAAAAAATGAGAGCAAAGATGAAGCTATGTCAGTAGTTAGGGAAGAGTTTTTGAAATTTACAACTCACGGGGTAGGCGATAAAGAGTTAGAACAAGCTAAGAAATTCTTACTCGGTTCTTTACCGCTAAGACTTGAAACACTATTTAAAAGATTTGCGATAGCTCAGGGGGAGTTTTATCAAGGTAAAAAAATTGGTGATTTTTTAAAAGAGCTTGAAAAGATAAAAAATCTAAAACTTGACGATTTAAACAGTTTTATAAAACAACACGATGAGATAACAAAGCTTAGTTTTTGTGTTTTGAGAAATGAAATTTGA
- a CDS encoding tetratricopeptide repeat protein produces MLRIIIFLLFSLFIYTGCSIKYQNVDNSINNSQKLDEKISLKKERDLIIANNIILSLNPKCESGDHETCNDIGVIFENMQDYKNAFLYYKKACDSGVEHSCANLGMLYEKGFGISKDPQKAIQIYTQSCNNSGALSCYNLANVYRKGEIVAQDYKAALNAYINACELQDMASCANIGSMYELGLGVQKDEVKAYGIYRVACFRGFNKSCSHMKRLEKKLKVN; encoded by the coding sequence ATGCTTAGAATTATTATATTTTTACTTTTTAGTTTGTTTATTTATACTGGTTGTTCTATAAAATATCAAAATGTTGATAATAGTATCAATAATAGCCAAAAATTAGATGAAAAAATATCACTAAAAAAAGAAAGAGATCTGATTATTGCTAATAATATTATTTTATCTCTTAACCCAAAATGCGAATCTGGTGATCATGAAACTTGTAATGATATTGGTGTTATATTTGAAAATATGCAAGATTATAAAAATGCATTTTTGTATTATAAAAAAGCTTGTGATAGTGGCGTGGAACACTCTTGTGCTAATCTTGGAATGCTTTATGAAAAAGGTTTTGGTATTAGTAAAGATCCGCAAAAAGCTATACAAATTTATACACAATCTTGCAATAATTCGGGTGCTTTATCTTGCTATAACCTAGCTAATGTTTATAGAAAAGGCGAAATAGTTGCTCAGGACTATAAAGCCGCTTTAAATGCATACATAAATGCATGTGAATTACAAGATATGGCTTCTTGCGCAAATATAGGCTCTATGTATGAGCTTGGACTTGGTGTACAAAAAGATGAAGTTAAGGCTTATGGCATATATAGAGTTGCTTGTTTTAGAGGATTTAATAAGTCTTGTTCTCACATGAAAAGACTTGAAAAAAAACTTAAGGTTAATTAA
- a CDS encoding tetratricopeptide repeat protein, which yields MKKILFLVFVFLFLNGCGSLQKTLSFGYLKNNKDIVYEHLLSKCNQKDAISCNNLGVNYTKDEDFKQAKHFYEVACDLKLATACSNLGQIYEKGLDGKSPDFKKAMNLYSYACQNNDGVGCYNESIALYGFSKYYDQEYNLKKSMFLLKKSCKLEYKQACLLLEQLKN from the coding sequence ATGAAAAAAATACTGTTTTTGGTTTTTGTGTTTTTATTTTTAAATGGATGCGGCTCTTTGCAAAAGACACTAAGTTTCGGTTATCTTAAAAATAATAAAGATATAGTTTATGAACATCTTTTATCTAAATGCAATCAAAAAGATGCAATATCTTGTAATAATTTAGGTGTGAATTATACTAAAGATGAAGATTTTAAACAAGCAAAACATTTTTATGAAGTAGCGTGTGATTTAAAATTAGCTACAGCTTGTTCGAATTTAGGACAAATTTACGAAAAAGGTTTAGATGGTAAATCACCTGATTTTAAAAAAGCTATGAATTTGTATAGTTATGCTTGTCAAAATAATGATGGCGTAGGTTGTTATAATGAGTCTATAGCATTATATGGTTTTTCAAAATATTATGATCAAGAATATAACTTAAAAAAGAGTATGTTTTTATTAAAAAAGAGTTGTAAGCTTGAGTATAAACAGGCATGCTTACTTTTAGAACAGTTAAAAAATTAA
- the rpsO gene encoding 30S ribosomal protein S15 — protein sequence MALDSAKKAEIVAKFARKDGDTGSTEVQVALLTTRISELTEHLKIFKKDHSSRLGLLKMVGKRKRLLKYFKNKNYPAYSKLIAELNIRDK from the coding sequence ATGGCTTTGGATTCGGCTAAAAAAGCAGAAATAGTTGCGAAGTTCGCTAGAAAAGATGGAGATACTGGATCAACAGAGGTTCAAGTAGCTTTATTAACAACTCGTATATCTGAGTTAACAGAACATCTTAAAATTTTCAAAAAAGATCACTCTTCTCGTCTTGGTCTTTTAAAGATGGTAGGTAAAAGAAAGAGACTTTTAAAGTACTTTAAAAACAAAAATTATCCTGCTTATTCTAAGTTAATTGCTGAACTAAATATAAGAGACAAATAA
- a CDS encoding dehypoxanthine futalosine cyclase has translation MARLSIDEAIDLIENAELTELGELALAKKRELHPEKITTFIVDRNINYTNVCWVDCKFCAFYRHVKEEDAYILSFEEIGKKIEELIDIGGTQILFQGGVHPKLQIEWYEDLLEYISTNYPSITVHGFSAVEISYIAKISKISVAEVLTRLRNKGLYSIPGAGAEVLSDRVRDIIAPKKCDTQTWLDIHEQAHKLDIKSTATMMFGTVETTREIVEHWSYIRDLQDRTGGFRAFILWSFQGLNTKLMLEQPQIQKQSSNRYLRLLAVSRLFLDNFKNIQSSWVTQGSHVGQLALLFGANDLGSTMMEENVVKAAGAAFRMNQEQMIELIKDIGEIPAKRNTNYDILEKF, from the coding sequence TTGGCAAGACTTAGTATTGATGAAGCAATAGACTTAATAGAAAATGCGGAGCTAACTGAGCTGGGAGAACTAGCTTTAGCTAAAAAGAGAGAACTACATCCAGAAAAGATAACAACTTTCATAGTTGATAGAAATATAAACTACACAAATGTTTGTTGGGTTGATTGTAAATTCTGTGCTTTTTATAGGCATGTAAAAGAAGAAGATGCCTATATATTAAGCTTTGAAGAAATTGGTAAAAAAATAGAAGAGCTTATAGATATAGGCGGAACTCAAATATTATTTCAAGGCGGTGTTCATCCAAAATTACAGATAGAATGGTATGAAGACTTATTAGAGTATATAAGTACAAATTATCCAAGTATAACAGTTCATGGATTTTCAGCTGTAGAGATAAGCTATATAGCTAAAATTTCAAAAATAAGTGTAGCTGAAGTTTTAACAAGACTAAGAAATAAAGGACTTTACTCCATACCTGGAGCTGGCGCGGAAGTTTTAAGCGATAGAGTAAGAGATATAATAGCTCCAAAAAAATGTGACACACAAACATGGCTTGATATACACGAACAAGCACATAAGCTAGATATAAAATCAACTGCTACAATGATGTTTGGAACGGTTGAAACCACAAGAGAGATAGTTGAACATTGGTCTTACATAAGAGACTTACAAGATAGAACTGGTGGTTTTAGAGCATTTATACTTTGGAGTTTTCAAGGACTTAATACAAAACTTATGCTAGAACAACCACAAATTCAAAAACAAAGCTCAAATAGATATCTAAGACTGTTAGCCGTATCAAGATTATTCTTAGATAATTTTAAAAACATACAAAGTAGCTGGGTTACTCAAGGTAGTCATGTTGGACAATTAGCACTATTGTTTGGTGCTAATGATCTTGGCTCAACAATGATGGAAGAAAATGTTGTTAAGGCTGCTGGTGCGGCTTTTAGGATGAATCAAGAACAAATGATAGAGCTAATAAAAGATATCGGGGAAATACCAGCAAAAAGAAATACCAACTATGATATATTGGAGAAATTTTAA
- a CDS encoding MFS transporter → MKTYINLLKNDTNFRILSIVQLICYFAAWFSHTGIFTLLIDLKAPVWAITISAAMAFLPGVFLAPFSGVFIDKFSPKPMLVIMLIIEAISALMLLFINTLDLLWLLLILIFIRMGVGGVYFQVEMSLLPKILKKQDLKTANEIHSVIWAVAYTAGMSMAGVFIHFFGIKTAFLFDFSLYIVGFYFLLKLDVKSIKQKITEPVFQMLSKGLKYIKNNKLILHLMLIHAFVGLTAYDALIALLADYKYKFILSASLAIGLTNASRAFALMVGPAILGKFINNTNLHYFYVLQGAGIILWSFLQNNFYIGFMGMFCAGFFTSTLWSYTYTLIQQNCDENFYGRVIAYNDMLFLGASALMSLFIGFLFNYGVSLRMITILMGLAFVVGAIYYYKIFKKYEIK, encoded by the coding sequence TTGAAAACTTATATAAATCTTTTAAAAAATGATACAAACTTTAGAATTTTAAGCATAGTTCAACTTATATGCTACTTTGCAGCTTGGTTTTCACACACCGGTATTTTTACACTACTTATAGATCTAAAAGCACCTGTTTGGGCTATAACAATAAGTGCAGCAATGGCATTTTTGCCTGGTGTTTTTTTAGCACCTTTTAGCGGGGTTTTTATAGATAAATTTTCACCAAAACCAATGCTTGTTATTATGCTAATTATAGAAGCGATTTCAGCCTTAATGCTTTTATTTATCAATACACTTGATTTATTATGGCTACTTTTAATATTAATATTTATAAGAATGGGTGTAGGGGGAGTATATTTTCAAGTTGAAATGAGCCTACTTCCAAAAATTTTAAAAAAGCAAGATCTTAAAACTGCAAATGAGATACACTCTGTAATATGGGCTGTAGCATATACGGCTGGAATGAGTATGGCTGGAGTTTTTATACATTTTTTTGGAATAAAGACTGCATTTTTATTTGATTTTTCTCTATATATAGTTGGTTTTTATTTCTTGTTAAAACTAGATGTTAAGAGTATAAAACAAAAGATAACAGAGCCAGTATTTCAAATGCTAAGCAAAGGATTGAAATATATAAAAAACAATAAACTAATACTTCATCTTATGCTAATACACGCATTTGTTGGACTTACTGCTTATGATGCACTCATTGCACTTTTGGCCGATTATAAATACAAATTCATCCTATCAGCGTCTCTTGCAATAGGGTTAACCAATGCTTCAAGAGCTTTTGCTCTTATGGTAGGACCTGCTATTTTAGGCAAGTTTATCAACAACACCAACCTTCATTATTTTTATGTATTGCAAGGCGCTGGGATAATACTATGGTCATTTTTACAAAATAATTTTTATATAGGTTTTATGGGAATGTTTTGTGCCGGTTTTTTTACTTCAACTCTTTGGAGCTACACTTACACACTCATACAGCAAAACTGTGATGAAAATTTTTATGGAAGAGTTATAGCGTATAACGATATGTTATTTTTAGGAGCTAGCGCTTTAATGTCTTTATTTATAGGATTTTTATTTAATTACGGTGTAAGTTTAAGAATGATAACTATCTTAATGGGTCTTGCATTTGTTGTGGGGGCTATTTATTATTATAAAATTTTCAAAAAATATGAGATAAAATAA
- a CDS encoding RNA degradosome polyphosphate kinase: MENQNIFINRELSWLRFNSRVLAQCKKNLPLLEKLKFLAIYSTNLDEFYMIRIAGLKQLFAAGITTSGSDEMSPLEQLKEIRKYLQNEQKVLEHHYNTTKEELSKNGLFIKNYNELNDELKLKCDEYFFSNILPVIVPIAVDTTHPFPHLNNLSFSLAVKLSDINHPETLKYGMVRISRVLPRFTQACENTYVPIESIVEKHAEEIFPGYKMISSCVFRVTRNADIVIEEEEADDFMMILEQGLKLRRKGAFVRMQVAHDADPDILEFLNSHMKIFHKDIYFSNVPITLSSLWQIVSNRDFSHLCLTPYTPKTLPPFGKSINIFDAIDKEDVLLMHPYESFDPIVEFIKEASKDPKVISIRMTLYRVDKSSPIIQSLIDAASEGKQVTVMVELKARFDEENNLHWAKALEDAGAHVVYGITGFKVHAKVSQVIRQVNDKLKFYMHFGTGNYNGSSAKIYTDISLFTSKEEFANDTTTFFHILSGYNKNRRLQTLSMSPFQIKEKIIEKIRLEANKGTNGHIIAKINSLVDSDIIKELSKASNAGVKIELIVRGVCCLRPGIKGQSENIYIRSIVGKYLEHARVLYFKHSEPKLYISSADWMPRNLERRLELMTPIFDKKLQDRLLDMLKLQLHDNVLAFELREDGEYIKLDKENDTINSHEILENHINKIYKSLKKDNDKAKADLIVSNLLR, from the coding sequence TTGGAGAATCAAAATATTTTTATAAATAGAGAACTTAGTTGGCTTAGATTTAATTCACGTGTGTTGGCTCAATGTAAAAAAAATCTTCCATTGCTTGAAAAATTAAAATTTTTAGCTATTTATAGCACAAATTTAGATGAATTTTATATGATAAGAATAGCTGGACTTAAACAATTGTTTGCTGCAGGTATAACAACGAGTGGCAGCGATGAGATGAGTCCTCTTGAACAGCTTAAAGAGATAAGAAAATATCTTCAAAATGAGCAAAAAGTTTTAGAGCATCACTACAATACTACAAAAGAAGAGCTTAGTAAAAATGGTCTTTTTATAAAAAATTATAATGAATTAAATGATGAGTTAAAATTAAAATGTGATGAATATTTTTTTTCAAATATATTGCCGGTTATTGTTCCGATAGCTGTTGATACAACTCATCCTTTTCCTCATTTAAATAATCTTAGCTTTTCTTTAGCTGTTAAGCTTTCAGATATTAACCATCCTGAGACATTAAAATATGGCATGGTTAGAATTTCTCGTGTTTTACCTCGCTTTACTCAAGCTTGTGAAAATACATATGTTCCTATTGAAAGCATAGTTGAAAAACATGCTGAAGAAATCTTCCCTGGTTATAAAATGATTAGTTCTTGTGTGTTTAGAGTTACTAGAAATGCCGATATAGTGATAGAGGAAGAAGAAGCTGATGATTTTATGATGATTTTAGAACAGGGGTTAAAGCTACGAAGAAAAGGTGCTTTTGTTCGTATGCAAGTAGCTCACGATGCAGATCCTGATATACTTGAGTTTTTAAACTCGCATATGAAAATTTTTCATAAAGATATATATTTTTCAAATGTGCCAATTACTTTAAGTTCTCTTTGGCAAATTGTTTCAAATAGAGACTTTAGTCATCTTTGTTTAACTCCATATACTCCAAAAACATTGCCACCTTTCGGGAAAAGCATAAATATTTTTGATGCTATTGACAAAGAGGATGTTTTGTTGATGCATCCTTATGAGAGTTTTGACCCAATAGTTGAGTTTATAAAAGAAGCTAGTAAAGATCCAAAGGTTATATCTATAAGAATGACGCTTTACAGGGTTGATAAAAGTTCTCCTATAATTCAATCTTTAATCGATGCAGCAAGCGAAGGAAAACAAGTTACTGTAATGGTTGAGCTTAAGGCTAGATTTGATGAGGAAAATAACTTGCACTGGGCAAAGGCTCTTGAAGATGCTGGAGCACATGTTGTTTATGGTATAACAGGATTTAAAGTTCATGCTAAAGTTTCTCAGGTAATAAGACAGGTAAATGACAAGCTTAAGTTTTATATGCATTTTGGAACCGGAAACTATAACGGTTCATCGGCTAAAATTTATACAGATATTAGTTTGTTTACTAGCAAAGAAGAGTTTGCAAATGATACCACTACATTTTTTCATATTTTATCTGGATATAATAAAAACCGCAGACTTCAAACCCTTAGTATGTCGCCTTTTCAGATAAAAGAAAAGATTATAGAAAAGATAAGATTAGAGGCTAATAAAGGCACAAACGGCCATATTATAGCTAAGATTAATTCATTAGTTGATAGTGATATTATAAAAGAATTAAGCAAGGCTTCCAATGCTGGTGTAAAAATAGAACTTATTGTAAGAGGTGTTTGTTGTTTAAGACCTGGTATTAAAGGTCAAAGTGAAAATATATATATTAGATCTATTGTAGGTAAATATTTAGAACATGCGAGAGTTTTATATTTTAAACATTCTGAACCTAAATTATATATATCAAGTGCTGATTGGATGCCTAGGAATCTAGAAAGAAGACTTGAGCTTATGACACCTATTTTTGATAAAAAATTACAAGATAGATTGCTTGATATGTTAAAGCTTCAACTTCATGATAATGTATTAGCATTTGAATTAAGAGAAGATGGTGAATATATTAAATTAGACAAAGAAAACGACACTATCAATAGCCATGAGATTTTGGAAAATCATATCAATAAAATTTATAAAAGTTTGAAAAAAGATAATGATAAAGCAAAGGCTGATTTGATAGTATCTAATCTTTTAAGATAG
- the recG gene encoding ATP-dependent DNA helicase RecG, which produces MKFEAKDKVELNKIGVSSLLDLALVLPKSFEDTTITKAPKNGQVCINVKLNIINKTNRGMILATAFAYEWGCDIKIVIFNAKGWHFSVFTSGKEATITGICSFAYNNWQITNPKIITKTDQIIPKFKTDLKDEKVKNLIEKYINKENLLSCGLNNKESDFLLSIQENSQKSIAMLEDIKKGELESDILKFIEIFNYIKKLDTKKTYFENKKIELFEIKDWIKNLPFKPTTDQINAINDIRQDLLSKQAKRRVVMGDVGSGKTLVMLASALGVYPNKAILMAPTSILADQIYNEAIKLLPNFISIKLVKSGEKNINFDDTNLIIGTHVLLYQELPKAVLVMIDEQHRFGSNQRNKIEEMVKDGETRATFIQFSATPIPRTLSLIQSSLVNFSFLKQMPFEKNIHSQVLQNNDFNNLLSHIKKQIEKNKQIIIVYPLVESSETSNYQSLNEAKDFWIKNFKNVYFTHGKDKEKEKILNEFRENGNILLSTTVVEVGISLPRLSTILIVGAERLGLATLHQLRGRVGRNGGNGFCFLYTKLKNPPERLKEFCDTLDGFKIAEIDLKNRQSGDILNGTVQHGATFLYYNYEENITQLALKRLGKTN; this is translated from the coding sequence ATGAAATTTGAAGCCAAAGACAAAGTAGAATTAAACAAAATAGGAGTTAGTTCACTTCTTGACCTAGCTCTTGTTTTGCCAAAAAGCTTTGAAGATACAACAATAACAAAAGCTCCAAAAAATGGGCAAGTATGCATAAATGTAAAATTAAACATTATAAACAAAACAAATAGAGGAATGATCTTAGCAACAGCATTTGCATACGAATGGGGTTGCGATATAAAGATAGTTATTTTTAATGCAAAAGGTTGGCATTTTTCGGTTTTTACAAGCGGAAAAGAGGCCACAATAACTGGAATTTGCTCTTTTGCTTATAATAATTGGCAAATAACAAATCCAAAAATAATCACAAAAACAGACCAAATAATACCAAAATTTAAAACTGATTTGAAAGATGAAAAGGTAAAAAATTTAATAGAAAAATATATAAATAAAGAAAACCTACTGTCTTGTGGTCTAAATAATAAAGAGAGTGATTTCTTGCTTTCAATCCAAGAAAACTCACAAAAAAGCATAGCAATGCTAGAAGATATAAAAAAGGGGGAATTAGAATCTGATATCTTGAAATTTATTGAAATATTTAACTATATAAAAAAATTAGACACAAAAAAAACATACTTTGAAAATAAAAAAATAGAGTTATTTGAGATAAAAGATTGGATAAAAAATCTACCTTTTAAACCAACCACAGATCAGATAAATGCAATAAACGACATAAGACAAGACCTACTAAGCAAACAAGCAAAAAGAAGAGTCGTAATGGGCGATGTTGGAAGCGGAAAGACTCTTGTAATGCTAGCTTCTGCACTTGGTGTGTATCCAAATAAAGCTATACTAATGGCACCAACTAGCATACTAGCTGATCAAATTTATAACGAAGCTATTAAATTGCTTCCAAATTTTATATCCATAAAACTAGTAAAAAGTGGTGAAAAAAATATAAACTTTGATGATACAAATCTAATCATAGGCACACATGTATTGCTTTATCAAGAGCTTCCAAAAGCTGTTTTGGTGATGATAGATGAACAGCATAGGTTTGGCTCAAACCAAAGAAATAAAATAGAAGAAATGGTAAAAGATGGTGAAACTCGTGCGACTTTTATACAATTTTCGGCAACTCCAATACCAAGAACACTTAGTTTAATTCAATCATCACTTGTAAATTTTAGCTTTTTAAAACAGATGCCATTTGAAAAAAATATTCATTCACAAGTCTTACAAAATAATGATTTTAACAACTTATTATCTCACATAAAAAAACAAATTGAAAAAAATAAGCAAATAATTATCGTATACCCATTGGTAGAAAGTTCTGAGACTTCAAATTATCAAAGTTTAAATGAAGCAAAGGATTTTTGGATTAAAAATTTCAAAAATGTATATTTTACACACGGAAAAGACAAAGAAAAAGAAAAAATATTAAATGAATTTAGAGAAAATGGAAATATATTATTATCAACAACAGTAGTAGAGGTTGGAATTTCACTGCCAAGACTATCAACAATACTTATAGTTGGAGCTGAAAGGCTTGGACTTGCGACACTTCATCAGCTCCGTGGTAGAGTTGGAAGAAATGGCGGAAATGGGTTTTGCTTTTTATACACAAAACTAAAAAATCCACCAGAAAGATTAAAGGAATTTTGTGATACATTAGACGGTTTTAAAATTGCCGAAATAGATCTAAAAAATCGCCAAAGCGGCGATATATTAAATGGAACAGTTCAACACGGGGCAACTTTTTTATATTATAATTACGAAGAAAATATAACACAATTAGCACTAAAAAGATTAGGAAAAACAAATTGA
- the purH gene encoding bifunctional phosphoribosylaminoimidazolecarboxamide formyltransferase/IMP cyclohydrolase has protein sequence MRALLSVSDKDGIVEFAKGLCELGYEIVSTGGTYKLLCENDIKAIEVADVTKSPEMFNGRVKTLHPKIHGAILHQRDNNEHVKQAKENDISGIDLVCVNLYPFKQTIIRTDDFSEIIENIDIGGPAMVRSAAKNFNDVIIVTDIVDYDEILNRLKTKTDDFDFRKKLMIKAFEHTASYDCMIANYMNERFHSGFGDYKFIVGSKVFNTRYGENPHQDGALYEFEYFFKHNFTALKGEASFNNLTDINGALMLATSFDELPAVSIIKHANPCGFAVKSTLLESYVEALKCDPVSAYGGVVAINGTLDEELAKKINEIYVEVIIAANVTDEALKVFESKKRIKIFTQNNKFLVRANDKYDFKHIDGGFVYQQRDFVKDEELQNMKLVSKKVASESELKDADIAWKVAALTKSNCVVYAKNGAVVAIGMGMTSRVDAARAAVAKAKDLGIDLNGCTLASEAFFPFRDSIDIANAVGVKCIVEPGGSIRDEEVIQAADEHGIALYFTGVRHFLH, from the coding sequence ATGAGAGCATTGCTTAGTGTTAGTGATAAAGATGGCATTGTTGAGTTTGCCAAAGGTCTTTGTGAGCTTGGTTATGAGATAGTTTCAACCGGCGGCACATATAAGCTTTTGTGTGAAAATGATATAAAAGCGATAGAGGTGGCTGATGTTACAAAAAGTCCGGAGATGTTTAATGGTAGAGTTAAGACATTGCACCCTAAAATACACGGTGCTATTTTACATCAGCGTGATAATAATGAGCATGTTAAACAAGCCAAAGAAAACGATATAAGCGGTATAGACTTGGTGTGTGTTAATCTATATCCTTTTAAGCAAACAATTATACGCACAGATGATTTTTCTGAAATAATAGAAAATATAGATATCGGTGGTCCGGCTATGGTTAGAAGTGCTGCAAAAAATTTCAATGATGTTATAATTGTTACTGATATTGTTGATTATGATGAAATTTTAAATCGCCTAAAAACCAAAACAGATGATTTTGATTTTAGAAAAAAACTTATGATAAAAGCTTTTGAACATACTGCAAGTTATGATTGTATGATAGCAAATTATATGAATGAGCGTTTTCATAGTGGTTTTGGGGATTATAAATTTATAGTTGGTAGCAAAGTATTTAATACAAGATATGGCGAAAACCCACATCAAGATGGTGCTTTGTATGAATTTGAATATTTCTTTAAGCATAATTTCACAGCCTTAAAAGGTGAAGCTAGCTTTAATAACTTAACAGATATAAATGGTGCATTAATGCTTGCTACTAGTTTTGATGAACTTCCTGCTGTGTCTATCATCAAACATGCTAATCCTTGCGGATTTGCTGTAAAAAGCACTCTTTTAGAAAGTTATGTTGAAGCTTTAAAATGTGATCCTGTTTCAGCTTACGGCGGAGTTGTTGCTATAAATGGAACATTAGATGAAGAATTAGCTAAAAAAATCAATGAAATTTATGTAGAGGTTATAATAGCTGCAAATGTTACAGATGAAGCATTAAAGGTTTTTGAGAGTAAAAAACGTATTAAAATATTCACTCAAAATAATAAATTTTTAGTTAGAGCAAATGATAAATATGATTTTAAACACATTGATGGTGGATTTGTATATCAACAAAGAGATTTTGTTAAAGATGAAGAGTTACAAAATATGAAACTTGTTAGTAAAAAAGTTGCAAGTGAGTCTGAGCTTAAAGATGCTGATATAGCTTGGAAGGTGGCAGCTCTTACAAAAAGTAATTGTGTTGTCTATGCTAAAAATGGTGCAGTTGTAGCTATAGGGATGGGTATGACAAGTAGAGTAGATGCCGCTCGTGCTGCTGTTGCTAAGGCTAAGGATTTAGGTATTGATTTAAATGGTTGTACTTTGGCTAGTGAAGCATTTTTCCCTTTTAGAGATAGTATAGATATAGCAAATGCTGTTGGTGTTAAGTGTATAGTAGAGCCAGGCGGAAGCATTAGAGATGAAGAGGTTATACAAGCGGCAGATGAGCACGGTATAGCTCTTTATTTTACAGGTGTAAGACACTTTTTACACTAA